The following are from one region of the Chloracidobacterium sp. genome:
- the rpsP gene encoding 30S ribosomal protein S16 has translation MMLAISLMRIGAKGKPFYRLVVKEKRSKRDGKYIENVGTYNPMVNPAEVQLKHDRIQYWIGVGAQPTETVASLIKNNPATEV, from the coding sequence CTATCAGTCTGATGAGAATAGGCGCAAAGGGTAAGCCCTTCTACCGCCTCGTTGTTAAGGAAAAGAGATCAAAGCGCGACGGCAAGTATATCGAAAATGTCGGCACCTACAATCCGATGGTCAACCCGGCTGAGGTGCAGCTCAAGCATGACCGAATCCAGTACTGGATCGGTGTTGGAGCTCAACCGACCGAAACCGTTGCGAGTTTGATAAAGAACAATCCCGCAACGGAAGTCTAG
- a CDS encoding KH domain-containing protein yields MKEAIEKIVKRLVGSPDMVEVTEHSDGGKNVKISVSVAPDDYGRVIGREGRTIKAIRSLLFFTGHKQGKRFQLDLVED; encoded by the coding sequence ATGAAAGAAGCGATCGAAAAGATAGTCAAGAGGCTTGTTGGTTCGCCTGATATGGTTGAGGTTACCGAGCACTCTGACGGAGGCAAGAACGTCAAGATCAGCGTTTCGGTAGCGCCTGACGATTACGGCCGAGTCATTGGTCGCGAAGGTCGGACCATCAAGGCGATCCGGAGCCTGCTCTTTTTCACGGGCCACAAACAGGGAAAGCGATTTCAGCTTGACCTTGTTGAAGATTAG
- the rimM gene encoding 16S rRNA processing protein RimM: MDELVAIARVARPHGLRGEVVADILTDFPDRFAGLENVIGLLDTGEHCELRIEGVRFQKDRMLIKFSGINQIESAEVLRNAEICIPEADAIGLEEGEFYDWELKDCLVKTLDGIVVGSVKELMRTGGTEILVVQGNSKDYLVPFAKSICIDVDKVNKVIRIDPPEGLLDF; the protein is encoded by the coding sequence ATGGACGAGCTTGTAGCAATCGCAAGGGTCGCCCGGCCACACGGACTTCGAGGCGAAGTTGTCGCGGATATTTTGACAGATTTCCCGGACCGGTTTGCCGGTCTTGAGAATGTGATCGGGTTGCTCGACACTGGCGAACACTGCGAACTCAGAATTGAAGGCGTTCGTTTCCAAAAGGACCGAATGCTGATCAAATTCAGCGGGATCAACCAGATCGAATCCGCCGAGGTCCTTCGTAACGCCGAGATCTGCATTCCGGAAGCCGATGCGATCGGGCTGGAAGAAGGCGAGTTTTATGATTGGGAACTCAAGGATTGCTTGGTGAAAACCTTAGATGGCATCGTCGTGGGCTCGGTAAAGGAATTGATGCGAACGGGAGGCACCGAGATATTGGTAGTTCAGGGGAACTCCAAGGACTATTTGGTTCCGTTCGCAAAATCGATCTGTATCGATGTCGATAAAGTGAATAAGGTGATCCGGATAGACCCGCCCGAGGGGTTATTGGACTTTTAG
- the trmD gene encoding tRNA (guanosine(37)-N1)-methyltransferase TrmD, whose protein sequence is MKIDVLTIFPDFFGQVFDFGIIRRAKLAGIVAIDVHDLREFAVDKHKMTDDRPFGGGDGMVMKAEPIFLAIERLLGTTSRSEYGQGSRVVLLSPQGRTLRQNVAKEFAADANHIVMICGRYEGVDERVNETLVTDEISIGDYVLSGGEPAAIVLTDAIVRLLPKALGSESSAENDSFSDGLLDCPHYTRPAEFRGMNVPDVLLNGNHAEIEKWRREMALEKTKRKRPDLFIGENGDM, encoded by the coding sequence ATGAAGATTGACGTACTAACGATCTTCCCGGATTTTTTTGGACAGGTCTTTGATTTTGGAATTATCCGTCGCGCAAAGCTCGCAGGAATTGTTGCGATAGACGTACATGATCTTCGCGAATTTGCCGTGGACAAGCATAAGATGACCGACGATCGTCCGTTTGGTGGGGGCGACGGTATGGTCATGAAGGCCGAGCCGATCTTTTTAGCGATCGAGCGTCTTCTTGGAACGACTAGCCGGTCGGAGTATGGCCAAGGATCGCGGGTTGTGCTTTTGTCACCGCAAGGCAGGACGCTGAGACAAAATGTAGCAAAAGAATTTGCTGCCGACGCTAATCACATTGTGATGATCTGCGGTCGGTACGAGGGCGTCGACGAACGGGTGAACGAGACACTCGTTACGGATGAGATTTCGATCGGCGATTACGTTCTGTCTGGCGGCGAACCGGCCGCGATAGTGTTGACGGACGCGATTGTTCGGTTGCTGCCCAAAGCTTTAGGAAGTGAATCGTCGGCGGAGAACGATTCGTTTTCTGACGGATTGCTTGATTGTCCGCATTACACACGGCCAGCCGAGTTTCGAGGGATGAATGTCCCGGATGTACTTTTGAACGGCAATCACGCCGAGATAGAAAAATGGCGTCGCGAAATGGCGCTGGAGAAAACAAAAAGAAAAAGACCGGATCTTTTTATAGGAGAAAATGGTGATATGTGA
- the rplS gene encoding 50S ribosomal protein L19: protein MNRLDSVEQTQLRENIPAFQSGDTVKVHVRIKEGNKERLQVFEGIVIARKHGGARETITVRKVSFGVGVERIFPLHATVVDHIDVVRRGKVRRAKLYYLRDLRGKAARIKEKDTRNKAQAGK from the coding sequence ATGAACCGTTTAGATTCAGTAGAACAAACGCAATTGCGGGAGAACATCCCGGCATTTCAGTCAGGTGATACCGTCAAGGTACACGTCCGCATCAAAGAAGGTAACAAGGAACGCCTGCAGGTTTTCGAGGGTATCGTCATCGCCCGCAAACATGGCGGTGCCCGCGAGACTATAACCGTACGAAAGGTAAGCTTCGGCGTTGGCGTCGAACGTATCTTTCCGCTGCATGCAACCGTTGTCGATCATATTGACGTCGTTCGTCGCGGCAAGGTCCGCCGAGCGAAGCTTTATTATCTGCGTGACCTGCGTGGCAAGGCGGCTCGAATCAAAGAAAAAGATACACGTAACAAGGCTCAGGCTGGCAAGTAG
- a CDS encoding ribonuclease HII, with product MEAFKLQADRTAWTIGFDFEEQARIDGYQLIAGVDEVGRGCLAGPVVAAACILDPDKPVPHGLNDSKKLSGRRREHIAEELRENVVAFAIGSVEAEEIDAINILEATKKAMVLAINALRPAAEYLLIDAIQLRNLSIPQKALIKGDAISYSIAAASVIAKTYRDNLMVEYDREFPRYGFAGHKGYGAASHLAVLREFGPCRLHRKSFRGVLN from the coding sequence GTGGAAGCATTCAAACTTCAAGCCGATCGAACCGCATGGACTATCGGCTTTGATTTTGAAGAGCAGGCTCGAATTGACGGATATCAACTGATCGCCGGAGTAGATGAGGTAGGCCGTGGATGCCTCGCCGGTCCTGTCGTTGCAGCGGCGTGCATTCTCGATCCTGATAAACCCGTTCCCCACGGATTGAATGATTCCAAAAAGCTGAGTGGAAGGCGTCGCGAACATATTGCGGAAGAGCTCCGCGAGAATGTGGTCGCGTTCGCGATCGGTTCGGTCGAAGCGGAAGAAATAGACGCGATCAACATTCTCGAAGCTACCAAAAAGGCAATGGTACTTGCTATCAACGCCCTGCGGCCAGCGGCAGAATATCTTCTGATCGATGCAATTCAACTTCGAAATTTATCGATCCCGCAGAAGGCCTTGATAAAGGGCGACGCGATCTCGTACTCGATCGCTGCCGCCTCGGTCATCGCAAAAACATACCGCGATAACTTGATGGTCGAGTATGATCGAGAATTCCCCCGGTATGGTTTCGCAGGACATAAGGGCTACGGCGCGGCCTCTCACTTAGCGGTGCTCCGCGAATTCGGCCCTTGCCGGCTTCATAGGAAGAGTTTTCGTGGAGTTCTAAATTAG